One Drechmeria coniospora strain ARSEF 6962 chromosome 01, whole genome shotgun sequence genomic region harbors:
- a CDS encoding methylenetetrahydrofolate reductase 1, protein MHIKEILSEAEKGAQPSFSFEYFPPKTSQGVQNLYERMDRMYNLGPKFIDITWGAGGRIAELTCEMVTQAQSVSGLETCMHLTCTDMGLDRVNEALARAYQAGCTNILALRGDPPRDQEKWTATDGGFQYARDLVRHIRDTYGNHFDIGVAGYPEGCDDNKDEDELLDHLKEKVDMGATFIVTQMFYDADNFIRWAARVRDRGITIPILPGIMPIATYASFLRRANHMQCRVPPEWLERLEPVKNDDVAVRELGKSLVADMCRKLLANGIHHLHFYTMNLAQATRMLLEELEWAPCAERPLHPALPWKQSKALGRRDEDVRPIFWRKRNKSYVLRTQDWDEFPNGRWGDSRSPAFGELDAYGIGLTGTNESNQGKWGVPKKLRDIADTFVRYLNQEIDSLPWSESPLTGEADAIRRDLIALNQRGLLTINSQPAVDGVKSSHPIHGWGPSNGYVYQKAYLELLVPPSIVDQMLSRIGSNSSLSYYAVTKNGELKSNAASDGPNAVTWGVFPGKEIVQPTIVESVSFLAWRDEAFRLGTDWAHCFDPDTPSRTLIETIMDEWYLVNIVNNDFHDNQTIFELFKDLEVKEADIISLS, encoded by the exons ATGCACATCAAGGAAATCCTCTCCGAGGCGGAGAAGGGCGCTCagccctccttctccttcgaATACTTCCCGCCCAAGACGTCGCAGGGCGTCCAGAACCTTTACGAGCGAATGGACCGCATGTACAACCTCGGGCCCAAGTTCATCGACATCACCTGGGGCGCCGGCGGACGCATTGCTGAGCTGACATGCGAGATGGTCACCCAGGCCCAGTCCGTCTCCGGCCTCGAGACGTGCATGCACCTGACCTGCACCGACATGGGCCTCGACAGGGTCAACGAGGCCCTCGCCAGAGCCTACCAGGCCGGCTGCACAAACATCCTCGCCCTTCGTGGTGATCCTCCCCGTGACCAGGAGAAGTGGACggcgaccgacggcggcttccaGTACGCCCGCGACCTCGTCAGGCACATCCGGGACACGTACGGGAACCACTTCGacatcggcgtcgccggctaCCCCGAGGGCTGCGACGACaacaaggacgaggacgagctgctcgaccACCTCAAGGAGAAGGTTGACATGGGCGCCACCTTCATCGTCACCCAGATGTTCTACGACGCCGACAACTTCATCCGCTGGGCGGCCCGGGTCCGCGACCGCGGCATCACCATCCCCATCCTCCCCGGCATCATGCCCATCGCCACCTACGCAAGCTTCCTCCGCCGGGCAAACCACATGCAGTGCCGCGTTCCGCCCGAGTGGCTGGAGCGTCTCGAACCTGTCAAGaacgacgacgtggccgtcCGTGAGCTTGGCaagtcgctcgtcgccgacatgtGCCGCAAGCTGCTCGCCAACGGCATCCACCACCTGCACTTTTACACCATGAACCTCGCCCAGGCCACCCGCATGCttctcgaggagctcgagtgGGCACCTTGCGCCGAGCGGCCGCTGCACCCGGCCCTCCCCTGGAAGCAGTCCAaggccctcggccgtcgcgacGAGGATGTCCGGCCCATCTTCTGGCGAAAGCGCAACAAGTCCTACGTCCTCCGCACCCAGGACTGGGACGAGTTCCCCAACGGCCGCTGGGGCGATTCTCGATCGCCCGCCTTCGGCGAGCTCGATGCTTACGGCATCGGCCTGACGGGCACCAACGAGTCCAACCAGGGGAAGTGGGGTGTGCCCAAGAAGCTCCGGGACATTGCCGACACCTTCGTCCGCTACCTCAACCAGGAGATAGACTCACTTCCCTGGAGCGAGTCCCCTCTcaccggcgaggccgacgcgaTCCGACGCGACCTCATCGCTCTCAACCAGCGGGGTCTTCTGACAATCAACTCCCAGCCCGCCGTTGATGGTGTCAAGTCTTCGCACCCGATCCATGGCTGGGGCCCTTCCAACGGCTACGTCTACCAGAAGGCCTacctcgagctgctcgtgcctccctccatcgtcgaccaGATGCTGAGCCGGATCGGATCCAACTCCAGCCTTTCATACTATGCCGTCACCAAGAATGGCGAACTCAAATCCAACGCCGCCTCGGACGGACCCAATGCCGTTACCTGGGGTGTTTTCCCCGGCAAGGAGATTGTCCAGCCCACCATCGTTGAGAGCGTCAGCTTCCTGGCCTGGCGGGACGAAGCCTTCCGTCTGGGCACGGACTGGGCTCACTGCTTCGACCCCGATACCCCAAGCAGGACGCTGATCGAGACGATTATGGATGAGTGGTACCTCGTCAATATTG TCAACAACGACTTCCACGACAACCAGACCATCTTCGAGCTCTTCAAGGATCTCGAGGTGAAGGAAGCCGACATCATTTCGCTTTCATGA